From a single Meles meles chromosome 21, mMelMel3.1 paternal haplotype, whole genome shotgun sequence genomic region:
- the LOC123933606 gene encoding thyroid receptor-interacting protein 11-like, whose amino-acid sequence MFSWAGRLGCGLGRSLGAVDNNSQTSLTRDISDINRHVLGKGTFPGDAMDLPDVISSQTQINRRLREIETLEAEVTHWMTLWPCSTQGPNTMDPETVWKLKSHIRDLEQRLMREMDEHQLEVAVLQNVHQQKLADLTDRHRQQLMDYQRQLEDLQNRDAAGNVNDDLLQKREVGLRRLKQQLTQMQRMNDSLNNLASDLRAEKQKLVRELQDARHQLEESVLRNNEDSLKNNIAVRALEIEKERLVAKLCRAEKKLFEEKSERSLKDCLPVDNSHFSQLGQEKDLEILHLRKRIEQMDADHQKTKEQLSFALEEQKQLTECIREQDEYIKELRERPELQEEFGKSTETLRSHGILPPSVEGKDMRLPSMTDQHPHVDQDLERLTQQSRAVPLVDPKILEEMVELEGEVFQLNRLKDGLEEEIKEQQKIIHNQQQGKRALLQSLQEQKEKVDRLQHRQEEMNTEHAQLLAAKDETIRNLQVTLEELKAQLPDKSPQIPRDPCEDEEVRGSQPLPRENGSEEHDPSKAEIQRLVQGIKEQELEVKLLTEQNVRLTEQVDRLSKEEIGNLTRIIWQKDVEIQGLSSSLSAASHSQNRHVEQLQRQLQECALKSEQVLAVLKEKTREKSDLKRDYQEMAHRLAAKEAELQRMQEENQELSTRVESSGQEVFRETIRNLSHVIREKDLEVDALSQKCQTLVTILQTPSTGHEVRGVCIDQFQQLLQERDMLTQRVKIMEEWKEQVLTTVQNMKRESPQLQRDLGQLQAWACANSENVLKLQTASLDQTLTYQGHEINLQELEKELAQVQLHMGELCNAKDLLLGNLDTIFLQPSSDSAETANSLKAMKSDLVSESSQGLQEEVEELRKSGQGKETMIRTLQEDQQRWIASGAATREGEGKAQEHSDSESDMEQLEEKQAVLQNFLQAEELRIQAKSEELLSLQEKLSGQLSENELLRQAVTTLKESIADFEMDVCRLKEENAKIVERSREKEMENQALQETNRLLSGMRREEEASQHAAMKEKALALEQLLQEKEEGETGELKRLTDAVRSMQEKAAVCQRERDEVVLALTQKETETCALQKEVHQLRERELLLSQELERARHLAAEAQDSGRREALASEDQVAQLREEVTVLQGKLLLSSAAMEEASHGASLQAESLREQLHVVTQQKEEAELRLATSQEEGRRYERRLANLKLELAEWMEKADALEGKLKSLQGRLHQTNADLEVKEDQLQEFKKQNEVQQEILEDTQKKLMTLVSQSEGMVDKTLLRRLFVGSFQAADAERQEALRLMASTLGIREDQLRQLRSQEPAGVPSGVTGGPGSQSAPNTPAKPNHQAVAKHSFSELFVQFLEAESHSAFPPPKSSGCDVKPPDSGGRGKLAKKQGPPRLNATLGSTPPQKDVKPRTTAVSLINPPGPEMGGSQHLLLSAVPDALPTYTPHILSPARKVGKAAEDLSTK is encoded by the coding sequence ATGTTCTCCTGGGCTGGTCGCCTGGGCTGTGGCCTAGGCCGTTCCCTAGGGGCCGTGGACAACAACAGCCAGACCTCTTTGACCAGGGACATCTCTGATATTAACAGACATGTGCTGGGGAAAGGGACTTTCCCTGGGGACGCCATGGATTTGCCTGATGTCATCTCATCCCAGACCCAGATCAATAGACGCCTCCGTGAGATCGAAACACTAGAGGCTGAAGTGACTCATTGGATGACGTTGTGGCCGTGTTCCACCCAGGGACCCAATACCATGGACCCAGAAACTGTGTGGAAACTGAAGAGCCACATCAGAGACCTAGAGCAGCGGCTGATGCGGGAGATGGACGAACATCAGCTGGAAGTGGCGGTGTTGCAAAACGTCCACCAGCAGAAGCTAGCAGACCTCACTGACCGGCACCGCCAACAACTGATGGACTATCAACGACAGCTGGAAGACCTGCAGAACCGAGACGCTGCCGGGAACGTGAACGATGACCTTCTTCAGAAAAGGGAAGTGGGGCTCAGAAGGTTAAAGCAACAACTTACACAAATGCAGCGAATGAACGACAGTTTGAACAACCTTGCTTCGGATCTCCGAGCAGAAAAGCAAAAGTTGGTTCGCGAGCTCCAAGATGCAAGACATCAGCTGGAGGAATCCGTTCTGCGCAACAACGAGGATTCTCTGAAGAACAACATTGCTGTGAGGGCtttagaaatagagaaagaacgGTTAGTGGCAAAATTGTGTCGGGCCGAAAAGAAGCTGTTTGAAGAGAAGTCTGAGCGAAGTCTCAAAGACTGCTTACCAGTAGATAATTCACATTTCTCTCAACTCGGTCAAGAGAAAGACCTGGAGATACTACATCTCCGAAAGAGGATCGAGCAGATGGACGCTGACCATCAGAAAACGAAGGAACAGCTGTCCTTTGCTTTGGAGGAGCAGAAGCAGTTGACAGAATGCATCAGAGAACAAGACGAGTACATCAAAGAACTTAGAGAAAGGCCAGAGCTTCAGGAGGAATTCGGTAAGTCGACCGAAACCTTGAGAAGCCATGGCATTTTACCCCCATCCGTGGAGGGCAAAGACATGCGTCTCCCATCCATGACAGACCAACATCCTCATGTGGACCAAGACCTGGAGCGCCTAACACAACAGAGTCGCGCTGTCCCTCTGGTTGACCCTaaaatcctggaggagatggTAGAACTAGAAGGTGAGGTCTTCCAGCTCAACAGGTTAAAAGATGGTCTcgaggaggaaataaaagaacaacagaagatCATTCACAACcagcagcaggggaagagagCACTGCTTCAGTCCttacaggagcagaaggagaaagtggaCCGTCTCCAACACCGGCAGGAGGAGATGAACACTGAACACGCTCAGCTCCTTGCAGCGAAAGACGAGACGATTCGGAATCTGCAGGTCACGCTAGAAGAGCTGAAAGCCCAGTTGCCCGACAAAAGCCCACAAATTCCAAGAGATCCCTGTGAGGATGAGGAAGTGCGAGggagccagcctctccccagaGAAAACGGAAGTGAAGAGCATGATCCATCTAAAGCCGAAATTCAAAGATTAGTCCAAGGAatcaaagaacaggaactggaggtgaagcttctcactgagcagaacGTCCGACTGACCGAGCAGGTGGATCGGCTCTCCAAAGAGGAGATCGGGAACCTCACTCGGATTATCTGGCAAAAGGATGTGGAGATTCAGGGTCTTTCCAGCAGCCTCTCTGCGGCTTCTCACAGCCAGAACAGGCACGTGGAACAGCTTCAGCGGCAATTGCAAGAGTGTGCTTTGAAAAGCGAACAGGTCTTGGCCGTCCTAAAGGAGAAGACGAGGGAGAAGAGCGATCTGAAAAGGGACTATCAGGAAATGGCCCATCGACTTGCTGCCAAAGAAGCAGAGCTCCAGAGGATGCAAGAGGAAAATCAAGAACTGTCCACGAGAGTGGAAAGCAGCGGCCAGGAGGTGTTTAGAGAAACGATTCGGAATTTGTCACACGTGATTCGAGAAAAAGACCTGGAAGTGGATGCGTTAAGTCAGAAATGCCAGACTTTAGTGACGATCCTGCAAACACCGAGCACCGGTCATGAGGTTCGAGGAGTTTGTATCGATCAGTTCCAGCAGCTTCTACAGGAACGGGACATGTTAACACAACGAGTGAAGATcatggaggagtggaaagagcAGGTGCTGACCACGGTCCAAAATATGAAGCGTGAGTCACCCCAGCTTCAGAGAGATCTGGGACAACTCCAGGCGTGGGCTTGCGCCAACAGCGAGAACGTTTTGAAACTGCAGACAGCCTCTCTTGACCAGACCCTAACTTACCAAGGACATGAAATCAACCTACAAGAGCTAGAGAAGGAACTGGCACAAGTTCAGCTCCACATGGGGGAGCTTTGCAATGCCAAGGACCTCCTTTTGGGGAACCTTGACACGATTTTCCTCCAGCCCTCCAGCGACTCCGCAGAGACCGCCAACTCCCTGAAGGCCATGAAATCTGACCTAGTGAGTGAGTCTTCTCAGGGGCTCCAAGAGGAGGTAGAAGAGCTCCGAAAATCAGggcaaggaaaagagacaatGATTCGAACCCTCCAGGAAGATCAGCAGAGATGGATTGCTTCTGGGGCTGCCACGAGGGAAGGAGAAGGCAAAGCACAGGAACACAGCGATTCCGAATCCGACATGGAGCAGCTGGAGGAGAAACAGGCCGTTCTACAAAACTTCCTTCAGGCTGAGGAGCTCCGAATCCAAGCGAAAAGTGAGGAGCTGCTTTCTTTACAGGAGAAGCTCAGTGGCCAGCTGAGTGAGAATGAGCTGCTGAGGCAGGCAGTCACCACTCTGAAGGAGAGCATAGCAGATTTCGAAATGGATGTGTGTCGGCTGAAAGAGGAAAATGCCAAGATCGTGGAAAGatctagagaaaaggaaatggaaaatcagGCGTTGCAGGAGACAAATCGGCTGCTTTCTGGGATgcggagagaggaggaggcatcCCAGCACGCTGCGATGAAAGAGAAGGCACTGGCGTTGGAGCAACTGTtgcaggagaaagaagagggcGAGACCGGGGAATTGAAGCGGCTCACCGACGCCGTTCGGTCAATGCAGGAAAAGGCAGCTGTGTGTCAACGGGAGAGAGATGAGGTGGTGTTGGCCCTGACACAGAAAGAAACGGAAACCTGTGCCCTCCAGAAGGAGGTTCACCAGTTACGTGAGAGAGAATTGCTCCTAagccaggagctggagagagcGCGGCACCTCGCTGCAGAAGCCCAAGATTCTGGTCGCCGGGAAGCCTTGGCCTCAGAAGACCAAGTGGCTCAGCTAAGAGAGGAAGTGACGGTCTTGCAGGGAAAACTCCTTTTGTCTTCCGCTGCCATGGAAGAGGCCAGCCACGGAGCCAGTCTGCAGGCAGAGTCGCTGCGGGAGCAGTTGCACGTGGTCACCCAGCAGAAGGAGGAAGCTGAGCTGCGGCTTGCTACCtcccaggaagagggaaggcGCTATGAGCGAAGACTAGCGAACCTGAAGCTGGAACTGGCCGAATGGATGGAAAAGGCAGACGCCCTCGAAGGAAAACTGAAGTCGTTACAGGGACGATTGCATCAAACAAATGCCGACTTGGAGGTGAAGGAAGACCAACTCCAAGAgttcaagaaacagaatgagGTCCAGCAGGAAATACTGGAGGACACACAGAAGAAACTGATGACCTTAGTAAGTCAGTCCGAAGGAATGGTGGACAAAACCCTCCTAAGGAGACTCTTCGTGGGATCGTTCCAGGCAGCTGATGCGGAACGGCAGGAAGCGTTGAGGTTGATGGCAAGCACGCTGGGGATCCGAGAAGACCAGCTGCGGCAGCTGCGCAGCCAGGAGCCCGCGGGTGTGCCCAGCGGGGTGACTGGGGGGCCTGGATCCCAAAGCGCCCCCAACACACCTGCAAAACCAAATCACCAGGCTGTGGCCAAACATTCCTTTTCAGAACTTTTTGTCCAGTTTCTAGAAGCAGAATCTCATTCAGCTTTTCCACCcccaaaatcctctggttgtgaCGTGAAGCCCCCAGAttcaggaggaaggggaaaactgGCTAAGAAACAAGGCCCACCACGACTGAACGCTACCTTGGGATccacacccccccaaaaagatgTCAAGCCCCGCACCACAGCTGTGTCTCTTATTAACCCACCGGGACCGGAAATGGGTGGATCGCAGCACCTTCTTCTGAGTGCTGTCCCTGATGCTTTACCCACGTACACACCGCATATCCTGTCACCGGCCAGGAAGGTTGGAAAGGCGGCCGAAGACCTCTCAACGAAATAG